The following proteins are co-located in the Chryseobacterium daecheongense genome:
- a CDS encoding sulfatase-like hydrolase/transferase produces the protein MYSQKIKPFLYLGFFYLIVSLIIRIVFFFHPITTASFGFFEVLKVLVVGVANDVFVFILASTFLALYFLFLSDSKYKKPYGQIILGALVLLFFYILLIPNNIFKQYGGSIAEIALAFIGVKILCFALMLFFPSKRIKIRNILYLITLFIYVLLIIFNAVSEYFFYNEFGLRYNFIAVDYLIYTNEVIGNIMESYPVLPLFLIIFALTSAVTWFIFKKTKDELKELPDFKQKLVLLASFIILAGVSLFSLTFTTQIKSSNIFAEEIEANGFPKFYWAFTHNELDYFQFYPQIDQKTAEHNFLSQYPEPTLTRNITSDQPELKKNVVLISIESLSADFMQHYGNDQKITPFLDSLANRSMMFTNLYATGNRTVRGLEALTLCIPPTAGESIIKRENNKNKFTTGNIFKSKGYDVKFLYGGYSYFDNMQDFFAGNGYGIVDRNNFKPEEITFANVWGVADEDMAKKAIQVMNAESKSGKPFFNHWMTVSNHRPFTYPGGRIDIPGDAKSREGGVKYTDYSLRKFFEMAKKQDWYKNTVFVIVADHCASSAGSTELPMDKYRIPAMVFSEDFIQPVKFDKLMSQIDLMPTVLGLLNFSYQSKFLGQDVLKKEFQPKAYIATYQDLGFVKDGYLTVISPVKKIKQYSLSQKKDKLTPEFSIYYDENPLKKPDQKIVDDAISAYQSTSYWLKTNQLNR, from the coding sequence ATGTATTCGCAAAAAATAAAACCATTTTTATACTTAGGATTCTTTTATCTTATCGTATCACTGATCATTAGGATAGTGTTTTTTTTCCATCCAATAACTACAGCAAGCTTTGGCTTTTTTGAAGTCCTTAAAGTTTTAGTAGTTGGTGTGGCTAATGATGTTTTTGTGTTTATACTGGCTAGTACATTTCTGGCGCTTTACTTTTTATTTCTTTCAGATTCAAAATACAAAAAACCTTACGGACAGATCATATTGGGAGCTTTAGTGCTCCTTTTTTTCTACATACTTCTTATTCCTAATAATATTTTCAAACAATATGGCGGTTCTATAGCAGAAATTGCACTTGCTTTTATTGGAGTAAAGATCCTTTGCTTTGCATTAATGCTTTTTTTTCCTTCCAAAAGGATTAAAATCAGAAATATCCTCTATCTTATCACATTATTTATATATGTACTGCTCATCATATTTAATGCAGTAAGTGAATATTTCTTTTATAATGAATTTGGATTACGATACAATTTTATTGCGGTAGATTATCTCATATATACTAATGAAGTGATCGGAAATATAATGGAAAGCTACCCTGTCCTTCCTCTCTTTCTGATTATTTTTGCACTTACCTCTGCAGTTACATGGTTTATCTTTAAAAAGACCAAAGATGAACTTAAGGAGCTTCCTGACTTCAAGCAAAAACTGGTTTTACTAGCGTCTTTCATAATACTTGCCGGAGTCAGCTTATTCTCTCTTACATTCACAACCCAAATCAAATCCTCAAATATATTTGCAGAAGAAATCGAAGCCAATGGTTTTCCGAAATTTTACTGGGCATTTACCCATAATGAATTGGATTACTTTCAGTTTTATCCGCAGATAGATCAAAAAACAGCAGAACATAATTTTTTAAGCCAATACCCTGAACCTACCCTTACGAGAAATATTACATCCGACCAACCGGAACTTAAAAAGAACGTGGTTCTTATATCCATCGAAAGCTTATCTGCAGATTTTATGCAGCATTATGGAAATGATCAGAAAATAACTCCTTTCCTGGATAGTCTGGCTAACCGATCCATGATGTTTACCAATTTGTATGCAACAGGAAACAGAACAGTTCGGGGCCTCGAAGCCTTAACCCTTTGTATCCCGCCAACAGCCGGAGAAAGTATCATAAAAAGAGAAAATAATAAAAACAAATTTACAACAGGAAATATCTTTAAATCAAAAGGATATGATGTAAAATTCCTGTATGGAGGCTACAGCTATTTTGATAATATGCAGGATTTCTTTGCCGGAAATGGATACGGAATCGTTGACAGAAATAATTTCAAGCCGGAAGAAATAACCTTTGCCAACGTTTGGGGAGTCGCTGATGAAGATATGGCGAAAAAAGCCATTCAGGTAATGAATGCAGAGTCAAAATCCGGAAAACCATTTTTTAACCATTGGATGACTGTTTCCAATCACAGACCTTTCACTTATCCGGGCGGAAGAATAGATATCCCCGGAGATGCAAAATCAAGAGAAGGAGGTGTAAAATATACAGATTACTCCCTTCGCAAGTTTTTCGAGATGGCAAAAAAACAAGATTGGTACAAAAACACCGTTTTCGTTATTGTAGCTGACCACTGTGCTTCAAGTGCAGGAAGTACGGAATTACCTATGGACAAATACAGAATTCCCGCAATGGTTTTTTCAGAAGATTTTATCCAGCCTGTAAAATTTGATAAGCTTATGTCACAAATAGATCTTATGCCAACTGTTTTGGGATTACTCAACTTCAGTTATCAATCGAAGTTCCTGGGCCAGGATGTTCTCAAAAAAGAATTTCAGCCTAAAGCATATATTGCCACTTATCAGGATCTGGGGTTTGTAAAAGACGGATATTTAACGGTAATTTCTCCTGTTAAAAAGATAAAGCAATATTCCCTTTCCCAAAAGAAGGATAAACTTACTCCGGAATTTAGCATTTATTATGATGAAAATCCTTTAAAAAAGCCGGATCAAAAAATTGTTGACGATGCAATTTCCGCCTATCAGTCGACTTCATATTGGCTAAAAACAAACCAGCTCAATCGCTAA
- the ribH gene encoding 6,7-dimethyl-8-ribityllumazine synthase, translated as MATVNLSDYKPLHITNAEDFSIGIVFSEWNDFVTYNLRDAALEILEKEGVKTENIKLFSVPGAFELNYASMQLCKERKFDAVIAIGCIIRGETPHFDFVSSAVAQGIKDCNILTDTPTIFCVLTDDTKEQSIARSGGDLGNKGVEAAVTALRMIDFKKNLSDKKGNIGFGHS; from the coding sequence ATGGCAACAGTTAATCTTTCGGATTACAAGCCACTTCATATAACCAATGCCGAAGATTTTTCTATCGGCATTGTTTTTTCTGAGTGGAATGACTTTGTAACTTACAATCTTCGTGATGCAGCTTTAGAAATCCTTGAAAAAGAAGGAGTAAAAACAGAAAATATAAAGTTGTTTTCGGTGCCGGGAGCCTTCGAGTTAAATTATGCAAGTATGCAGCTTTGCAAAGAAAGAAAATTCGATGCTGTGATTGCAATAGGATGTATTATCCGTGGAGAAACTCCACACTTCGACTTTGTATCTTCTGCGGTAGCTCAGGGAATTAAAGATTGTAATATTTTAACAGATACCCCAACCATCTTTTGTGTTCTTACCGATGACACCAAAGAGCAATCGATTGCGCGAAGCGGTGGAGATTTGGGAAATAAGGGCGTAGAAGCAGCCGTTACTGCCTTAAGAATGATAGATTTCAAAAAGAATTTATCAGATAAAAAAGGGAACATTGGCTTTGGCCATTCTTAG
- a CDS encoding tetratricopeptide repeat protein: MAKLAKNAQKEQEGKETVEFFKDLDREALNTERFLEKYSKPLGIVFGALILGVLGFFAYKQFVVAPQNAEAVKTFLAAQKNLTEGKDKEALGGKSAANPGFIGTYNDFSSTDIGKLAGYNAGLLKFKEGKFQEAYDLLDQFSSDNKTLMAMKYGAMADAKSGLNKNDEALALLDKAATASSDPYTSYYFTRKAGIVALGLKKNADAKKYFSTIDEKYQDYDNGMSDSYIEMTKYY; the protein is encoded by the coding sequence ATGGCAAAACTTGCAAAGAATGCTCAGAAAGAGCAAGAAGGTAAAGAAACAGTGGAATTTTTTAAAGATCTTGACAGAGAGGCTTTGAATACAGAAAGATTCCTTGAAAAGTACTCAAAACCATTAGGTATTGTTTTTGGGGCTTTGATTTTAGGAGTTTTAGGATTTTTCGCCTATAAGCAATTTGTTGTTGCTCCTCAAAATGCCGAAGCAGTAAAGACATTCCTTGCCGCTCAGAAAAACCTTACCGAAGGTAAAGATAAAGAAGCTTTAGGAGGTAAATCTGCTGCTAATCCAGGTTTTATTGGAACTTATAATGATTTTTCTTCTACAGATATCGGTAAGCTTGCAGGATATAATGCCGGTTTGTTAAAATTCAAAGAAGGAAAATTTCAGGAAGCATATGATCTTTTGGATCAGTTTTCTTCTGATAATAAAACATTGATGGCTATGAAGTATGGTGCCATGGCTGATGCTAAATCCGGTCTTAATAAAAATGATGAAGCTTTAGCATTATTAGACAAGGCAGCAACAGCATCTTCAGATCCTTATACTTCTTACTACTTTACAAGAAAAGCAGGTATTGTTGCATTAGGATTAAAGAAAAATGCAGATGCAAAAAAATACTTCTCAACTATTGACGAGAAATATCAGGACTACGATAACGGAATGTCTGATTCTTATATTGAAATGACTAAATATTATTAA
- a CDS encoding L-dopachrome tautomerase-related protein, protein MYKLKKIVFLCLFITNVVAYSQETTSKVQMSIFAENPQQWTGIAISKTNRVFVNFPRWSPETPVSVAEIIDGKTIPFPNPHWNNWTENTSNNNQFICVQSMYVDSKDLLWVLDTGYELLTDTTKGARLFCFDLKNNTLIHNYFLPAEKITSKAYLNDFRIDLKNHIAYFTDSQVGGIVMFDLNTTEVRRVLVNHYSTLTEVDKIIIEGYERKHPVHSDGIELDAPSGYLYFCSLMGKNVYRIPVAYLLDKNISDTELGTKVEKYAQTGANDGIIFNKKGELFLSSLEKNAISKINKQGVFTEIIKDEAIKWPDSFAFDNQGNLYFTTSQIHLPKEKRSTYKIFKLKF, encoded by the coding sequence ATGTACAAATTAAAAAAAATAGTTTTCTTATGTTTGTTTATAACAAACGTGGTGGCTTATAGTCAGGAAACAACCAGCAAAGTTCAGATGAGTATCTTTGCCGAAAATCCACAACAATGGACCGGAATTGCCATTTCCAAAACTAATCGTGTTTTTGTCAATTTCCCAAGATGGTCTCCGGAAACACCGGTTTCTGTTGCAGAAATTATTGACGGAAAGACCATCCCTTTTCCTAATCCGCATTGGAACAATTGGACAGAAAATACATCAAACAATAATCAGTTTATTTGTGTTCAAAGTATGTATGTAGATAGTAAAGACTTACTTTGGGTTTTGGATACAGGCTACGAACTTTTGACCGATACCACAAAAGGCGCCCGCTTATTTTGCTTTGATCTTAAAAATAATACCCTTATTCACAATTACTTTTTACCTGCCGAGAAAATAACAAGCAAAGCTTACTTAAATGATTTTAGAATAGACCTTAAAAATCACATTGCTTATTTTACAGATTCACAGGTCGGTGGTATTGTCATGTTCGATTTAAACACCACCGAAGTACGAAGAGTTCTTGTCAATCATTACTCTACCTTAACCGAAGTAGATAAGATTATAATAGAAGGTTACGAAAGGAAACACCCGGTGCATTCGGACGGAATAGAACTTGATGCACCGAGCGGATATTTATATTTTTGCTCATTGATGGGTAAAAATGTCTACAGGATACCGGTTGCATATTTATTAGATAAAAATATTTCTGATACCGAATTGGGAACAAAGGTGGAAAAGTATGCGCAAACCGGAGCCAATGATGGGATTATATTCAACAAGAAAGGAGAACTTTTTCTAAGTAGTTTAGAGAAAAATGCAATCAGTAAAATAAATAAACAAGGTGTTTTTACCGAAATAATAAAAGATGAAGCTATAAAATGGCCTGATTCATTTGCTTTTGACAACCAAGGGAATCTCTACTTTACAACTTCTCAAATACACTTACCTAAAGAAAAAAGAAGCACTTACAAAATATTTAAATTGAAGTTTTAA
- a CDS encoding Crp/Fnr family transcriptional regulator, producing the protein MENLRAHFEEIIDLTDDEFAYILSHFTIKKLKKHQFLIQKDDSVNHTYWVKKGLLKASYTDEKEKEHIIQFAMENWWITDYQAYFTHTKAIFNVDCLENTELLCLSYENREKLCKEMQKVEHFFRKKANSGFVALQKRMISLLSDNIKERYEVLLAQYPDLFQRVSKTIIASYIGVSRESLSRLGSK; encoded by the coding sequence ATGGAAAACCTGAGAGCACATTTCGAAGAAATAATTGATTTGACTGATGATGAATTTGCTTACATTCTTTCTCACTTTACAATAAAAAAATTAAAAAAACATCAGTTCCTCATTCAAAAAGACGATTCTGTTAATCACACATATTGGGTGAAAAAAGGATTATTGAAAGCTTCCTATACTGATGAAAAAGAAAAGGAACACATTATACAGTTTGCGATGGAAAATTGGTGGATCACAGATTATCAAGCTTATTTCACCCATACAAAAGCCATATTTAACGTAGACTGCCTCGAAAATACAGAGCTCCTTTGTTTATCTTATGAAAACCGGGAAAAACTGTGTAAAGAAATGCAAAAAGTAGAGCATTTTTTCAGAAAAAAAGCCAACAGTGGATTTGTTGCTCTTCAAAAACGAATGATTTCGCTTTTATCCGATAATATAAAGGAGCGTTATGAAGTTCTCCTTGCACAATACCCTGATCTTTTTCAAAGGGTTTCGAAAACAATAATTGCCTCTTACATTGGAGTTTCAAGAGAATCCCTAAGTCGTCTGGGTTCTAAATAG
- a CDS encoding adenine phosphoribosyltransferase, with translation MASKELIKQLENTIENVPDFPIPGIQFKDISPIFLNPKLYEDVIEDLVKFSKGKIDAVCGIESRGYLFGIAIAVALEVPFILIRKKGKLPPPIVSEKYDLEYGSAEIETREGQIKKGQRILIHDDLLATGGTTEAAAKLVEKQGATVAQFSFLSVLKDLKGDEKLRKFNAEIYHILEY, from the coding sequence ATGGCCTCAAAGGAATTAATTAAGCAACTGGAAAATACCATTGAAAATGTTCCTGACTTTCCTATTCCGGGAATACAGTTTAAAGACATTTCACCAATTTTTCTAAATCCAAAGTTATATGAAGACGTTATTGAAGATCTAGTGAAATTCAGTAAAGGAAAAATAGATGCTGTTTGTGGAATTGAAAGCCGTGGTTATCTTTTCGGGATTGCTATTGCTGTAGCCCTTGAAGTTCCATTTATCCTGATCAGGAAAAAGGGAAAGCTACCCCCTCCTATTGTTTCTGAAAAATATGATCTAGAATATGGAAGTGCAGAGATTGAAACCCGTGAAGGTCAGATCAAAAAAGGACAGCGAATCCTCATTCATGATGATTTGCTTGCAACAGGTGGTACAACAGAAGCAGCAGCAAAATTGGTAGAGAAACAAGGTGCAACAGTAGCCCAGTTCAGCTTTTTATCTGTTTTGAAAGATTTAAAAGGTGATGAAAAACTACGTAAATTCAATGCGGAAATCTATCATATATTAGAATACTAA